From the Streptomyces sp. KMM 9044 genome, one window contains:
- a CDS encoding MBL fold metallo-hydrolase translates to MKLTVVGCSGSFPSAESACSSYLVEADGFRLLLDMGNGALGELQRHCGLYDLDAIFLSHLHADHCIDMCAYFVARYYRHDGGRCGPIPVHGPEGTEHRLTTAYADTPSASSMSEVFDFHTVKPSTFELGPFVVHIERVAHPVEAYAIRLEHGGKSLTYSGDTGVSTALDELAHETDLFLCEAAFTDGKENIPDLHLNGREAGESAARARARRLVLTHIAPWTDPQVNLADARTAYDGPVELAAPGATYVI, encoded by the coding sequence ATGAAGCTCACCGTCGTCGGCTGCTCGGGGTCGTTCCCGTCCGCGGAATCGGCCTGCTCGAGCTACCTCGTAGAGGCCGACGGCTTCCGGCTGCTCCTCGACATGGGCAACGGTGCTCTGGGCGAGCTGCAGCGCCACTGCGGTCTCTACGACCTCGACGCGATCTTCCTCAGCCATCTGCACGCCGACCACTGCATCGACATGTGCGCGTACTTCGTGGCGCGCTACTACCGGCACGACGGAGGCCGCTGCGGCCCGATCCCGGTCCACGGACCCGAGGGCACCGAGCACCGGCTGACCACCGCCTACGCCGACACCCCCTCGGCCTCCTCCATGAGCGAGGTCTTCGACTTCCACACGGTCAAGCCGTCCACCTTCGAGCTCGGCCCGTTCGTCGTGCACATCGAACGCGTCGCGCACCCGGTGGAGGCGTACGCCATCCGTCTCGAGCACGGAGGGAAGTCGCTGACGTACTCCGGCGACACCGGAGTGAGTACGGCGCTCGACGAACTCGCCCACGAAACCGACCTGTTCCTGTGCGAGGCCGCGTTCACCGACGGCAAGGAGAACATCCCCGACCTGCATCTCAACGGCCGCGAGGCGGGTGAGTCGGCGGCCCGCGCCCGTGCCCGCCGGCTGGTCCTCACCCACATCGCCCCGTGGACCGACCCGCAGGTCAACCTCGCCGACGCCCGCACGGCCTACGACGGTCCGGTGGAACTCGCGGCGCCCGGCGCGACGTACGTGATCTGA
- a CDS encoding PLP-dependent cysteine synthase family protein, with translation MRYDSPLAAVGNTPLVRLPRLSPSADVRVWAKLEDRNPTGSIKDRPAMFMIEQAEKDGRLTPGCTILEPTSGNTGISLAMAAKLKGYRMVCVMPENTSQERRDLLSMWGAEIISSPAAGGSNTAVRVAKEIGAEHPDWVMLYQYGNPDNAGAHYTTTGPEILADLPSITHFVAGLGTTGTLMGVGRYLREHKPDVRIVAAEPRYDDLVYGLRNLDEGFVPELYDASVLTTRFSVGSADAVTRTRELLQREGIFAGVSTGAALHAAIGVANKALKAGESADVVFVVADGGWKYLSTGVYTAATTEEAIETLQGQLWA, from the coding sequence ATGCGCTACGACTCGCCGCTGGCCGCGGTCGGCAACACCCCGCTGGTGCGCCTGCCGCGGCTCTCGCCGTCGGCCGACGTCCGTGTCTGGGCGAAGCTCGAGGACCGCAACCCGACCGGTTCGATCAAGGACCGTCCGGCCATGTTCATGATCGAGCAGGCGGAGAAGGACGGCCGGCTCACCCCGGGCTGCACCATCCTGGAGCCGACGTCCGGCAACACCGGCATCTCCCTGGCGATGGCCGCCAAGCTCAAGGGCTACCGCATGGTGTGCGTGATGCCCGAGAACACCTCGCAGGAGCGCCGGGACCTCCTGTCCATGTGGGGCGCGGAGATCATCTCCTCCCCGGCCGCCGGCGGCTCCAACACCGCCGTGCGGGTCGCCAAGGAGATCGGCGCCGAGCACCCGGACTGGGTGATGCTCTACCAGTACGGCAACCCGGACAACGCGGGTGCCCACTACACGACCACCGGCCCGGAGATTCTCGCCGACCTGCCCTCGATCACGCACTTCGTGGCCGGCCTCGGCACCACCGGCACCCTCATGGGCGTCGGCCGCTACCTGCGCGAGCACAAGCCCGACGTGCGGATCGTCGCCGCCGAACCCCGCTACGACGACCTGGTCTACGGGCTGCGCAACCTCGACGAGGGCTTCGTCCCCGAGCTGTACGACGCCTCCGTCCTCACCACCCGCTTCTCCGTCGGCTCCGCCGACGCCGTCACCCGGACCCGTGAACTCCTCCAGCGGGAAGGCATCTTCGCCGGTGTCTCCACCGGGGCCGCCCTGCACGCCGCGATCGGCGTCGCGAACAAGGCGCTCAAGGCGGGGGAGAGCGCCGACGTCGTCTTCGTCGTCGCCGACGGCGGCTGGAAGTACCTGTCGACCGGCGTCTACACCGCCGCCACGACGGAGGAAGCCATCGAAACGCTCCAGGGCCAGCTCTGGGCGTGA
- a CDS encoding type II toxin-antitoxin system PemK/MazF family toxin — translation MNTSWWLALVAVVLLALVAALVDGWGRGHRPRVRSAPAGPEAVTDAGGGRPRPAEIWWADVPYEDVPEAGNGVPSGDGASKDRPCLVLAVRGERATVAKITTRFREGRAGVVPLPEGSVGDARGRASFLETDDLREVPVRKFRRRVGVVDPAVWDRVRHLAK, via the coding sequence ATGAACACGTCGTGGTGGCTCGCACTCGTCGCGGTGGTACTGCTCGCACTGGTCGCCGCGCTCGTGGACGGATGGGGCCGGGGACACCGGCCCCGCGTCCGCAGCGCGCCGGCCGGGCCGGAGGCGGTGACGGACGCGGGGGGCGGCCGGCCGCGGCCCGCGGAGATCTGGTGGGCCGACGTGCCCTACGAGGATGTGCCGGAGGCGGGGAACGGGGTGCCGTCGGGGGACGGGGCGTCGAAGGACCGGCCGTGTCTGGTGCTGGCGGTGCGCGGGGAGCGGGCGACCGTCGCGAAGATCACGACCCGCTTCCGGGAGGGCCGCGCCGGTGTGGTCCCGCTGCCCGAGGGGTCCGTCGGGGACGCCCGGGGGCGGGCGAGTTTCCTGGAGACGGACGACCTGCGCGAGGTTCCGGTGCGGAAGTTCCGGCGCCGGGTGGGGGTCGTGGACCCGGCGGTGTGGGACCGGGTCCGGCATCTGGCGAAGTGA
- the rph gene encoding ribonuclease PH, whose product MSRNDGRTPEQLRPVTIDRGWSKHAEGSVLVSFGDTKVLCTASVTEGVPRWRKGSGEGWVTAEYSMLPRATHTRGDRESVRGRIGGRTHEISRLIGRSLRAVIDCKQLGENTVVLDCDVLQADGGTRTAAITGAYVALADAINWSRDNKLIRASRQPLTGTVSAVSVGIVDGAPLLDLCYEEDVRADTDMNVVCTGDGRFVEVQGTAEAQPFDRTELNALLDLAVAGCAALTTAQRTALDSVLER is encoded by the coding sequence ATGTCTCGAAACGACGGCCGCACCCCCGAACAACTCCGCCCGGTCACCATCGACCGCGGCTGGAGCAAGCACGCCGAAGGCTCCGTCCTCGTCTCCTTCGGCGACACCAAGGTCCTCTGCACCGCCTCCGTCACCGAAGGCGTCCCCCGCTGGCGCAAGGGCAGCGGCGAGGGCTGGGTGACCGCCGAGTACTCGATGCTCCCCCGCGCCACCCACACACGCGGCGACCGCGAATCCGTCCGGGGTCGCATCGGCGGACGCACCCACGAGATCAGCCGCCTCATCGGCCGGTCCCTGCGCGCCGTCATCGACTGCAAACAACTCGGTGAGAACACCGTCGTCCTCGACTGCGACGTCCTCCAGGCCGACGGCGGCACCCGCACCGCGGCCATCACCGGCGCCTACGTCGCCCTCGCCGACGCCATCAACTGGTCCAGGGACAACAAACTCATCCGCGCCAGCCGCCAGCCCCTCACCGGCACCGTCAGCGCCGTCTCCGTCGGCATCGTCGACGGCGCCCCCCTCCTCGACCTCTGCTACGAGGAGGACGTCCGCGCCGACACCGACATGAACGTCGTCTGCACCGGCGACGGCCGCTTCGTCGAAGTCCAGGGCACCGCCGAGGCCCAGCCCTTCGACCGGACCGAACTGAACGCACTCCTCGACCTCGCCGTCGCCGGCTGCGCCGCACTGACTACCGCACAGCGCACCGCACTTGATAGCGTCCTCGAAAGGTAA
- a CDS encoding M67 family metallopeptidase translates to MLTITQELYDRIVAHAREDHPDEACGVVAGPAGSGRPERFVPMLNAARSPTFYEFDSKDLLKLYREMDDNDEEPVIVYHSHTATEARPSRTDISLASEPGAHYVLVSTADTDGLGDFQFRSFRIVDGEVTEEEVEVVEAY, encoded by the coding sequence ATGCTGACCATCACCCAGGAGCTGTACGACCGGATCGTCGCCCACGCGCGCGAGGACCACCCCGACGAGGCGTGCGGCGTGGTGGCGGGCCCGGCGGGCTCCGGCCGCCCCGAGCGTTTCGTGCCCATGCTGAACGCGGCCCGCTCACCCACGTTCTACGAGTTCGACTCGAAGGACCTGCTCAAGCTCTACCGCGAGATGGACGACAACGACGAGGAACCGGTGATCGTCTACCACTCGCACACCGCGACCGAGGCCCGCCCCTCCCGCACCGACATCTCCCTCGCGAGCGAGCCCGGCGCCCACTACGTCCTGGTCTCCACCGCCGACACCGACGGCCTCGGCGACTTCCAGTTCCGCTCCTTCAGGATCGTGGACGGCGAGGTCACGGAGGAGGAGGTCGAGGTCGTCGAGGCGTACTGA
- a CDS encoding alanine/glycine:cation symporter family protein gives MSLDSITTSIDDAVGDFFDPVATTAADIVFYTVSVGGTDLPLIVAWLVIAGLVFTGWFGLVQVRKFKLAVDVVRGKYDEDGSPGEVNHFQALTAAVSGTVGLGNIAGVAVAVSIGGPGATFWMILCGLLGMATKFVEVTLGVKYREQHPDGTVSGGPMHYLPKGLAERFGSGGAVLGKVLAVLASVMILFFGLFGGNLFQTNQSYAQISSTFGGEDGFLASSAGAVLFGLVVAALVGLVLLGGIRSIASVTSRLVPAMAAMYIVACLVVILTNVTAVPDAIGTIFQGAFEAEGVAGGVIGALIVGFQRAAFSNEAGLGSAPIAHSAVKTKHPASEGLVALLEPFIDTVVVCTMTALTIVIANPASWGEAREGESIGGVTITSDAFETVLPWFPNLLTVAVLLFAFSTILTWGYYGLKAWAYLFGRGKVSEITFKAVWSLFVIAGSLLSLDSLISLADSALFLLSVFNIIGLYLLAPVVKRELNSFLEYVKVRKAGQAEGPAPDADETETAKAL, from the coding sequence ATGTCACTCGACTCCATCACCACATCCATCGACGACGCCGTCGGCGATTTCTTCGATCCCGTCGCGACCACGGCCGCCGACATCGTCTTCTACACGGTCTCCGTCGGTGGCACCGACCTTCCGCTCATCGTCGCCTGGCTGGTGATCGCGGGCCTGGTCTTCACCGGCTGGTTCGGCCTGGTCCAGGTGCGCAAGTTCAAGCTCGCCGTCGACGTCGTACGCGGCAAGTACGACGAGGACGGCTCGCCCGGTGAGGTCAACCACTTCCAGGCGCTGACCGCGGCCGTCTCCGGCACCGTCGGCCTCGGCAACATCGCCGGTGTCGCCGTCGCCGTCTCCATCGGCGGTCCCGGCGCCACCTTCTGGATGATCCTCTGCGGCCTGCTCGGCATGGCGACCAAGTTCGTCGAGGTCACCCTCGGCGTGAAGTACCGCGAGCAGCACCCCGACGGCACCGTCTCCGGCGGGCCCATGCACTATCTGCCCAAGGGCCTCGCCGAGCGCTTCGGCAGCGGCGGCGCCGTGCTCGGCAAGGTCCTCGCCGTGCTCGCCTCGGTCATGATCCTCTTCTTCGGCCTCTTCGGCGGCAACCTGTTCCAGACCAACCAGAGCTACGCCCAGATCTCCTCGACCTTCGGCGGCGAGGACGGCTTCCTGGCCTCCTCCGCGGGCGCCGTGCTGTTCGGTCTGGTCGTCGCCGCCCTGGTCGGCCTCGTGCTGCTCGGCGGCATCCGCTCCATCGCCTCGGTCACCAGCCGGCTGGTCCCGGCGATGGCCGCCATGTACATCGTCGCCTGCCTGGTCGTCATCCTGACCAACGTCACCGCGGTGCCCGACGCGATCGGGACCATCTTCCAGGGTGCCTTCGAGGCCGAAGGCGTGGCGGGCGGTGTGATCGGTGCCCTGATCGTCGGCTTCCAGCGGGCCGCCTTCTCCAACGAGGCCGGCCTCGGCTCCGCCCCGATCGCCCACTCCGCGGTCAAGACCAAGCACCCCGCGAGCGAGGGACTGGTCGCCCTCCTCGAGCCCTTCATCGACACGGTCGTCGTCTGCACCATGACCGCGCTCACCATCGTCATCGCCAACCCCGCCAGCTGGGGCGAGGCCCGCGAGGGCGAGAGCATCGGCGGCGTCACCATCACCTCCGACGCCTTCGAGACCGTCCTGCCCTGGTTCCCGAACCTGCTGACGGTCGCGGTGCTGCTGTTCGCCTTCTCCACGATCCTGACCTGGGGCTACTACGGCCTCAAGGCCTGGGCGTACCTCTTCGGCCGGGGCAAGGTCAGCGAGATCACCTTCAAGGCGGTGTGGAGCCTGTTCGTGATCGCGGGCTCCCTGCTCTCCCTCGACTCCCTGATCAGCCTCGCCGACTCGGCGCTCTTCCTGCTCTCCGTGTTCAACATCATCGGCCTCTACCTGCTGGCCCCCGTGGTCAAGCGGGAGCTGAACTCCTTCCTGGAGTACGTCAAGGTCCGCAAGGCCGGACAGGCTGAGGGCCCGGCGCCCGACGCGGACGAGACGGAGACCGCGAAGGCCCTCTGA
- a CDS encoding PTS glucose/sucrose transporter subunit IIB, with the protein MGYCDQSGSDQGEANMATKAEKIVAGLGGIGNIEEIEGCITRLRTEVVDPAKVDDAALKSAGAHGVVKMGTAIQVVIGTDADPIAAEIEDMM; encoded by the coding sequence GTGGGTTACTGCGACCAAAGCGGTTCGGATCAGGGAGAAGCGAACATGGCCACCAAGGCTGAGAAGATCGTCGCCGGACTCGGCGGCATCGGCAACATCGAAGAGATCGAAGGCTGCATCACCCGCCTCCGCACCGAAGTCGTCGACCCCGCCAAGGTCGACGACGCCGCGCTGAAGTCCGCCGGCGCCCACGGCGTCGTCAAGATGGGCACCGCCATCCAGGTCGTCATCGGCACCGACGCCGACCCCATCGCAGCCGAGATCGAAGACATGATGTGA
- a CDS encoding nicotinate phosphoribosyltransferase, with product MNTADLGLPVAVPSTALFTDHYELTMLQAALSGGTAERRSVFEVFTRRLPEGRRYGVVAGTGRVLDAVENFRFEGPVLEFLREKNVVDGPTLDWLADYRFSGDIWGYPEGEVYFPGSPVMRVEGSFAECVLLETVILSILNHDSAIAAAASRMSSAAGGRPLIEMGARRTHELAAVAASRAAYVGGFTSTSDLAAGFRYNIPTVGTSAHAFTLVHDSERDAFRAQVDSLGAGTTLLVDTYDVAEAVRTAVEVAGPSLGSVRIDSGDLLLVAHRVRQQLDELGATGTKITVTSDLDEYAIASLAAAPVDAYGVGTQLVTGSGHPTASMVYKLVARARSADAGAPLAPVAKRSSGGKTSIGGRKWAARRLDGHGVAEAEVVGTGRLPEELADRQLLVELVKGGEVTATAREPLDRLRARHAAARAGLPLSATQLSRGEPVIPTEYLHLGSGS from the coding sequence ATGAACACAGCGGACCTTGGGCTGCCGGTGGCGGTGCCGTCGACGGCGCTCTTCACCGACCACTACGAGCTGACGATGCTGCAGGCCGCCCTGAGCGGTGGCACCGCCGAACGGCGCAGCGTCTTCGAGGTCTTCACCCGGCGCCTGCCGGAGGGCCGCCGCTACGGCGTCGTGGCCGGCACCGGGCGGGTCCTGGACGCGGTGGAGAACTTCCGTTTCGAGGGCCCCGTCCTCGAGTTCCTGCGCGAGAAGAACGTCGTCGACGGGCCGACCCTCGACTGGCTGGCGGACTACCGCTTCTCCGGGGACATCTGGGGCTACCCGGAGGGCGAGGTCTACTTCCCGGGCTCGCCGGTCATGCGCGTCGAGGGCAGCTTCGCGGAGTGCGTGCTGCTGGAGACGGTGATCCTGTCGATCCTCAACCACGACTCGGCGATCGCCGCGGCGGCCTCCCGGATGTCGTCGGCCGCCGGGGGCCGGCCGCTGATCGAGATGGGTGCCCGGCGCACCCACGAACTGGCCGCGGTGGCCGCCTCCCGGGCCGCCTACGTGGGCGGCTTCACCTCCACCTCCGATCTGGCGGCCGGCTTCCGCTACAACATCCCGACCGTGGGCACCTCCGCCCACGCCTTCACCCTGGTGCACGACAGTGAGCGGGACGCCTTCCGCGCGCAGGTGGACTCCCTCGGCGCCGGTACGACGCTCCTGGTGGACACCTACGACGTGGCCGAGGCCGTCCGTACGGCCGTCGAGGTCGCCGGCCCGTCCCTGGGCTCGGTCCGGATCGACTCCGGCGACCTGCTGCTGGTCGCGCACCGGGTTCGCCAGCAGCTGGACGAGCTGGGCGCCACCGGCACGAAGATCACCGTGACCTCGGACCTCGACGAGTACGCCATCGCCTCGCTGGCCGCCGCGCCGGTGGACGCGTACGGCGTCGGCACCCAGCTGGTGACCGGCTCCGGGCATCCGACGGCCTCCATGGTCTACAAGCTGGTCGCCCGCGCCCGGTCCGCCGACGCCGGGGCGCCGCTGGCTCCCGTGGCGAAACGGTCCTCCGGCGGCAAGACGTCCATCGGCGGCCGCAAGTGGGCCGCGCGCCGGCTGGACGGGCACGGCGTCGCCGAGGCCGAGGTGGTCGGCACCGGGCGGCTCCCCGAGGAGCTGGCCGACCGGCAGCTGCTGGTGGAACTGGTCAAGGGCGGCGAGGTGACCGCGACCGCGCGCGAGCCGCTGGACCGGCTCCGCGCACGGCACGCGGCGGCCCGCGCCGGCCTGCCGCTGTCCGCGACCCAGCTGTCCCGCGGGGAACCCGTCATTCCGACGGAGTACCTGCACCTGGGCTCGGGTAGCTAA
- a CDS encoding putative leader peptide, which translates to MVLHDVSDKTPGKLLVARLHVDLCRLASAIC; encoded by the coding sequence ATGGTTCTCCATGACGTGAGCGACAAGACGCCGGGCAAGCTGCTCGTGGCGCGGCTGCACGTCGACCTGTGCCGACTCGCCAGCGCCATCTGTTGA
- a CDS encoding MoaD/ThiS family protein has product MAIEVRIPTILRQYTDGQKAVEGTGNTLTELFADLETRHAGIRARLVDDANGDQLRRFVNVYLNDEDVRFLDGIDTKLTDGDSITILPAVAGGTA; this is encoded by the coding sequence ATGGCCATCGAGGTCCGGATCCCGACCATCCTCCGCCAGTACACCGACGGTCAGAAGGCGGTGGAGGGTACCGGAAACACCCTCACCGAGCTCTTCGCCGACCTCGAGACCCGGCATGCCGGCATCCGGGCCCGCCTCGTCGACGACGCCAACGGCGACCAGCTGCGCCGCTTCGTCAACGTGTACCTCAACGACGAGGACGTCCGCTTCCTCGACGGCATCGACACCAAGCTGACCGACGGCGACAGCATCACGATCCTGCCGGCCGTGGCCGGCGGCACGGCCTGA
- a CDS encoding DUF2017 domain-containing protein has protein sequence MSGHFEPLPGGGASVALDDVEISIIRSLAVQLVELIGPGPAAQAPDDPLAELFAEGPSEPPADPVLRRLFPDAYGDPGASAPAEGAEQRRAHSAEFRRFTENDLRAGKRENALAVIRSLDGLAVAGGGGAVLELSAEESRQWLGALNDLRLAIGSRLQIDDEDDTDLLFHLPDEDPRKPMVMAYLWLGGLQETLVSTLMP, from the coding sequence ATGTCAGGACACTTCGAACCGCTCCCCGGCGGCGGCGCGTCCGTCGCCCTCGACGACGTCGAGATCTCCATCATCCGCTCCCTGGCCGTACAGCTCGTGGAGCTGATCGGCCCCGGCCCGGCCGCGCAGGCGCCCGACGACCCGCTCGCCGAACTCTTCGCCGAGGGCCCGAGCGAACCGCCCGCCGACCCCGTGCTGCGCCGCCTCTTCCCGGACGCCTACGGCGACCCCGGCGCGTCCGCCCCGGCCGAGGGCGCCGAGCAACGGCGGGCGCACTCCGCGGAGTTCCGCCGCTTCACCGAGAACGACCTGCGGGCCGGCAAGCGCGAGAACGCCCTCGCGGTGATCCGCTCCCTGGACGGGCTCGCCGTGGCCGGCGGGGGAGGGGCGGTGCTCGAGCTCTCCGCCGAGGAGTCCCGGCAGTGGCTCGGCGCGCTGAACGACCTGCGGCTGGCGATCGGTTCCCGGCTGCAGATCGACGACGAGGACGACACCGACCTCCTCTTCCACCTCCCGGACGAGGACCCGCGCAAGCCCATGGTGATGGCCTACCTGTGGCTCGGAGGGCTCCAGGAAACCCTGGTATCGACCCTGATGCCGTAA
- a CDS encoding PTS transporter subunit EIIC — MSTRSPAGAEPSVGPVRERRHRFFQGLQKMGRSLQLPIAVLPAAGILNRLGQPDVFGEDGLGWTDVSRVMVGAGGALLDGSLGLPLLFCVGVAIGMAKKADGSTALAAVAGFLVYYNVLRQFPQDCPEGSEAVPNVGCQVTDGTVTAFEYQNPGVFGGIVVGLMAAYFWQRFHRTRLVDWLGFFNGRRLVPIVMAFAAIVFAALCLWIWPPIGDALEGFSDWMVGLGAWGAGVFGVANRALLVVGLHQFLNVPVWFQFGSYTKPDGSVVHGDINMFLAGDPDAGQFLSGFFPIMMFALPAAALAITHCARPARRKEVGGLMLSVALTSFVTGITEPIEYSFLFIAPVLYAVHAVLTGVSMAVTWGLGVHDGFSFSAGLIDYVINWNLATRPWLIVPIGLCFAGAYYVIFRFAITRFDLKTPGREPEEEVEDTTKA; from the coding sequence ATGAGTACGCGGAGTCCCGCCGGCGCCGAGCCTTCGGTCGGTCCCGTGCGGGAACGCCGGCACCGCTTCTTCCAGGGTCTGCAGAAGATGGGCCGCAGTCTGCAGCTGCCGATCGCGGTGCTGCCGGCGGCGGGCATCCTCAACCGGCTGGGCCAGCCGGACGTGTTCGGGGAGGACGGGCTCGGCTGGACGGACGTCTCCAGGGTGATGGTGGGGGCGGGCGGCGCACTGCTGGACGGTTCGCTGGGGCTGCCGCTGCTGTTCTGCGTGGGGGTGGCCATCGGCATGGCGAAGAAGGCGGACGGATCGACGGCGCTGGCGGCGGTTGCGGGGTTCCTCGTCTACTACAACGTGCTGCGTCAGTTCCCGCAGGACTGCCCGGAGGGCTCCGAGGCGGTTCCGAATGTCGGGTGTCAGGTGACGGACGGGACGGTGACGGCGTTCGAGTACCAGAATCCGGGGGTGTTCGGCGGCATCGTCGTCGGGCTGATGGCGGCGTACTTCTGGCAGCGGTTCCACCGGACGAGGCTGGTGGACTGGCTGGGCTTCTTCAACGGCCGGCGGCTCGTGCCGATCGTCATGGCGTTCGCGGCGATCGTGTTCGCCGCGCTGTGCCTGTGGATCTGGCCGCCGATCGGTGACGCGCTGGAGGGCTTCAGCGACTGGATGGTGGGGCTGGGCGCGTGGGGTGCGGGCGTGTTCGGTGTGGCGAACCGGGCGCTGCTGGTGGTGGGGCTGCACCAGTTCCTGAACGTGCCGGTGTGGTTCCAGTTCGGCAGTTACACCAAGCCGGACGGTTCGGTGGTGCACGGTGACATCAACATGTTCCTGGCGGGTGACCCGGACGCCGGGCAGTTCCTCTCCGGTTTCTTCCCGATCATGATGTTCGCGCTGCCGGCGGCGGCGCTGGCGATCACGCACTGTGCGAGGCCGGCCCGGCGCAAGGAGGTCGGTGGCCTGATGCTGTCGGTGGCGCTGACGTCGTTCGTCACGGGCATCACGGAGCCGATCGAGTACTCGTTCCTGTTCATCGCGCCGGTGCTGTACGCGGTGCACGCGGTGCTGACGGGGGTGTCGATGGCGGTGACGTGGGGGCTCGGGGTGCACGACGGGTTCAGTTTCTCGGCGGGGCTGATCGACTACGTCATCAACTGGAATCTGGCGACGAGGCCGTGGCTGATCGTCCCGATCGGGTTGTGCTTCGCGGGGGCGTACTACGTGATCTTCCGGTTCGCGATCACGAGGTTCGATCTGAAGACTCCGGGCCGCGAGCCCGAGGAGGAGGTCGAGGACACCACCAAGGCGTGA
- the clpS gene encoding ATP-dependent Clp protease adapter ClpS produces MGSVTSPAPLEIERTESAEETFAVPGPDAPWITLVHNDPVNLMSYVTYVFQAYFGYSKDKATKLMLDVHRKGRAVVSSGTREEMERDVQAMHGYGLWATLQQDRK; encoded by the coding sequence ATGGGCAGTGTGACGTCACCCGCACCCCTGGAGATCGAACGCACCGAGTCGGCGGAAGAGACCTTCGCCGTGCCCGGGCCCGACGCCCCCTGGATCACCCTCGTCCACAACGACCCGGTCAACCTCATGAGCTACGTGACGTACGTCTTCCAGGCGTACTTCGGCTACTCCAAGGACAAGGCCACCAAGCTCATGCTCGATGTCCACCGCAAGGGCCGGGCCGTCGTCTCCAGCGGCACCCGCGAGGAAATGGAACGCGACGTCCAGGCCATGCACGGCTACGGCCTGTGGGCCACGCTCCAGCAGGACCGGAAGTAG
- a CDS encoding nicotinamidase, whose translation MRRALIVVDVQNDFCEGGSLAVSGGADVAAAITELIARVPAGYQHVVATRDHHIAPGGHFADNPDFVRSWPAHCVAGTEGVGFHPYFAPSVASGAVDAVFDKGAYSAAYSGFEGAEENGVPLADWLRSREIDEVDVVGIATDHCVRATALDAAREGFRTRVLLDLTAGVAARTTERALEELRGAGVELAGKPVVQ comes from the coding sequence ATGCGCCGCGCCTTGATCGTCGTTGACGTGCAGAACGACTTCTGCGAGGGGGGCAGCCTCGCCGTGTCCGGCGGTGCGGATGTGGCCGCCGCCATCACCGAGCTGATCGCACGGGTACCGGCCGGGTACCAGCACGTGGTGGCCACCCGCGACCACCACATCGCCCCCGGGGGGCACTTCGCCGACAACCCCGACTTCGTCCGCTCCTGGCCCGCGCACTGCGTCGCCGGGACGGAGGGCGTCGGCTTCCACCCGTACTTCGCCCCCTCGGTCGCCTCCGGCGCGGTCGACGCCGTCTTCGACAAGGGGGCGTACTCGGCGGCGTACAGCGGCTTCGAGGGGGCCGAGGAGAACGGGGTGCCGCTGGCCGACTGGCTGCGCTCCCGGGAGATCGACGAGGTGGACGTGGTGGGCATCGCCACCGACCACTGTGTCCGGGCGACCGCCCTGGACGCGGCCCGCGAGGGCTTCCGCACCCGGGTCCTGCTGGACCTCACCGCGGGCGTGGCGGCCCGGACCACCGAGCGGGCGCTCGAGGAGCTGCGCGGGGCGGGCGTGGAGCTCGCGGGGAAGCCGGTCGTGCAGTGA
- the rdgB gene encoding RdgB/HAM1 family non-canonical purine NTP pyrophosphatase, with amino-acid sequence MTRLILATRNAGKITELRSILAEAGLPHELVGADACPGVGDVKETGTTFAENALLKAHALARATGHPAVADDSGLCVDVLGGAPGIFSARWAGRHGDDRANLDLLLAQLSDIAGAHRGAHFACAAALALPDGTQRVVEGQLRGTLRHTPAGTNGFGYDPILQPDGENRTCAELSPAEKNAISHRGRAFRALVPAVRELLG; translated from the coding sequence ATGACCCGCCTGATCCTCGCCACCCGCAACGCCGGAAAGATCACCGAACTCCGGTCGATCCTCGCCGAAGCCGGACTGCCCCACGAACTCGTCGGCGCCGACGCCTGCCCCGGCGTCGGCGACGTCAAGGAAACCGGCACCACCTTCGCCGAGAACGCCCTCCTCAAGGCTCACGCCCTCGCCCGTGCCACCGGCCACCCCGCCGTCGCCGACGACTCCGGCCTCTGTGTCGACGTCCTCGGCGGCGCCCCCGGCATCTTCTCCGCCCGCTGGGCCGGCCGCCACGGCGACGACCGGGCCAACCTCGACCTGCTCCTGGCCCAGCTCTCCGACATCGCCGGCGCCCACCGCGGCGCCCACTTCGCCTGCGCCGCCGCCCTCGCCCTCCCCGACGGCACGCAGCGTGTCGTCGAAGGCCAGCTGAGGGGCACCCTGCGCCACACCCCGGCCGGCACGAACGGTTTCGGCTACGACCCGATCCTCCAGCCGGACGGGGAGAACAGGACGTGCGCGGAGCTCTCCCCCGCCGAGAAGAACGCCATCAGCCACCGGGGCAGGGCCTTCCGGGCGTTGGTACCGGCGGTGCGGGAGCTGCTGGGCTGA